A genomic segment from Propionibacteriaceae bacterium ZF39 encodes:
- the gatA gene encoding Asp-tRNA(Asn)/Glu-tRNA(Gln) amidotransferase subunit GatA: protein MSRDILRANAHELARQIAAGERSSEEITRAHLDQIAAVDGAVHSFLHIESDRALEAARRVDAKRAAGETLGPLAGVPLALKDVFTMTGAPTTAGSKMLEGWVSPYNATVTQRLLDADIVILGKTNLDEFAMGSSTENSAYGPTRNPWDLDRTPGGSGGGSAAALAAFEAPLAIGSDTGGSIRQPGSFTGTVGIKPTYGGTSRYGQIALASSLDQPGPCTRSVLDAALLHQVIGGHDPLDATSIDAPVPDIVGAARSGDIRGMRVGVVKELGGEGYAPGVEQRFRETVALLESLGAEIVEVSCPHFDYAMAAYYLILPAEASSNLARFDAMRYGLRVGDDGARSTEEVMAMTRGAGFGEEVKRRIIIGTYALSAGYYDAYYGSAQKIRTLIARDFRAAFEQADVLVSPSTPTTAFRIGERIDDPLAMYMNDLCTTPSNLAGNASASFPVGLSPDDNMPVGFHVMAPAMADDRLYRVGAALERSLETTWGGSLLERIPTLEGSFA, encoded by the coding sequence ATGAGTCGCGACATCCTGCGCGCGAACGCGCACGAGTTGGCCCGACAGATCGCCGCCGGCGAACGCTCCTCGGAGGAGATCACGCGGGCCCATCTCGACCAGATCGCCGCTGTCGACGGTGCCGTGCACTCGTTCCTCCACATCGAGTCCGACCGCGCTCTCGAGGCTGCCCGCCGGGTGGACGCCAAGCGTGCCGCGGGGGAGACGCTGGGGCCGCTGGCCGGCGTACCCCTCGCCCTCAAGGACGTCTTCACCATGACCGGTGCCCCGACGACCGCCGGATCGAAGATGTTGGAGGGTTGGGTATCGCCCTACAACGCGACCGTGACCCAGCGCCTGCTCGATGCCGACATCGTCATCCTGGGCAAGACCAACCTCGATGAGTTCGCGATGGGCTCCTCGACCGAGAACTCCGCGTACGGGCCCACGCGCAACCCCTGGGATCTCGACCGCACCCCGGGCGGCTCCGGGGGTGGTTCAGCGGCCGCGCTCGCGGCCTTCGAGGCTCCGCTGGCCATCGGCTCCGACACGGGCGGTTCGATCCGCCAGCCCGGATCGTTCACCGGCACCGTGGGCATCAAGCCGACCTATGGCGGCACATCCCGCTATGGCCAGATCGCCCTTGCGTCCTCGCTCGATCAGCCGGGCCCCTGCACGCGTTCGGTGCTCGACGCGGCCCTGCTCCATCAGGTGATCGGCGGGCATGACCCGCTGGATGCCACCTCCATCGACGCGCCGGTGCCCGACATCGTCGGCGCAGCGCGGTCCGGCGACATCCGTGGGATGCGGGTCGGCGTGGTGAAGGAGCTCGGCGGCGAGGGGTACGCCCCAGGGGTCGAGCAGCGCTTCCGCGAGACGGTCGCGCTCCTCGAATCGCTGGGCGCCGAGATCGTCGAGGTTTCGTGCCCGCACTTCGACTACGCCATGGCGGCCTATTACCTGATCCTGCCTGCCGAGGCGTCCTCCAATCTGGCCCGGTTCGACGCCATGCGTTATGGCCTTCGGGTCGGTGACGACGGCGCCCGTTCCACCGAAGAGGTCATGGCGATGACCCGTGGCGCCGGTTTCGGTGAAGAGGTCAAGCGCCGCATCATCATCGGCACGTACGCCCTGTCCGCCGGTTATTACGACGCCTACTACGGCTCGGCCCAGAAGATCCGCACGCTCATCGCGCGTGATTTCCGGGCCGCGTTCGAGCAGGCCGATGTGCTGGTGTCGCCGTCCACGCCGACGACGGCCTTCCGGATCGGCGAGCGCATCGATGACCCGCTTGCGATGTATATGAATGATCTCTGCACGACGCCCTCCAACCTCGCGGGCAATGCCTCCGCCTCGTTCCCCGTGGGGTTGTCCCCGGACGACAACATGCCGGTCGGCTTCCACGTGATGGCGCCGGCCATGGCGGACGACCGCCTCTATCGCGTGGGGGCCGCGCTCGAACGTTCGCTCGAGACCACCTGGGGCGGATCGCTCCTCGAGCGCATCCCCACCCTCGAAGGGAGTTTCGCATGA
- the gatB gene encoding Asp-tRNA(Asn)/Glu-tRNA(Gln) amidotransferase subunit GatB, giving the protein MTDVVEFDDALDRYDPVMGLEVHVELNTVSKMFCGCSTEFGAEPNTQTCPVCLGLPGSMPVANAKAIESAIRIGLALNCSIAEWCRFARKNYFYPDMPKNYQISQYDEPIAFDGWIDLDVDGETIRVEIERAHMEEDTGKSTHRGGATGRIHGADYSLLDYNRCGVPLIEIVTKPIEGMGERAPAVAKAYVEAIRELMKALDVSDARMERGNVRCDANVSLRPDPGAEFGTRTETKNVNSLRSVEGAVRHEIMRQAAVLDAGGTILQETRHWHEDTQSTTSGRPKETAEDYRYFPEPDLVPVAPSRDWVEELRASLPEPPAQRRARLADVWGFSEREFGDVVAAGALDLIDETVAAGCTPQSARKWWLSELARRANEAGVSLTELAVTPAQVAEVQALVDAGTINDKLARQVFDGVLAGEGHPAEVVEKRGLVVVSDDGALSAAVDAAIAANPDVADKIRAGKVQAAGALIGAVMKEMRGQADAGRVRELILAKLA; this is encoded by the coding sequence ATGACCGATGTAGTCGAGTTTGATGACGCACTCGACCGCTACGACCCGGTCATGGGCCTGGAGGTCCATGTCGAGCTCAACACGGTGTCGAAGATGTTCTGCGGGTGTTCCACCGAATTCGGTGCCGAACCCAACACCCAGACCTGCCCGGTCTGTCTCGGCCTGCCGGGGTCGATGCCGGTCGCGAACGCCAAGGCCATCGAATCGGCCATCCGCATCGGCCTGGCGCTCAACTGCTCCATCGCCGAATGGTGCCGCTTCGCCCGGAAGAACTATTTCTATCCGGACATGCCGAAGAACTATCAGATCTCGCAGTATGACGAGCCCATCGCCTTCGACGGCTGGATCGACCTCGATGTCGACGGCGAGACCATCCGGGTCGAGATCGAGCGCGCCCACATGGAGGAGGACACCGGCAAGTCCACCCACCGCGGTGGTGCGACCGGCCGTATCCACGGTGCCGACTATTCGCTGCTCGACTACAACCGCTGCGGCGTACCCCTGATCGAGATCGTCACCAAGCCGATCGAGGGGATGGGGGAGAGGGCGCCGGCGGTCGCGAAGGCCTATGTCGAGGCGATCCGCGAGTTGATGAAGGCGCTCGATGTGTCGGATGCCCGGATGGAACGGGGCAATGTCCGCTGCGATGCCAACGTGTCGCTCCGGCCCGATCCCGGGGCGGAGTTCGGTACGCGGACCGAGACCAAGAACGTGAACTCCCTGCGCTCGGTCGAGGGTGCGGTGCGCCACGAGATCATGCGCCAGGCCGCCGTGCTGGATGCCGGTGGGACGATCCTGCAGGAGACCCGCCACTGGCACGAGGACACCCAGAGCACGACGTCCGGGCGGCCGAAGGAGACGGCCGAGGACTACCGCTATTTCCCCGAGCCCGACCTCGTGCCCGTCGCGCCGAGTCGCGACTGGGTCGAGGAGCTGCGGGCCTCGCTGCCCGAACCTCCCGCCCAACGGCGCGCCCGACTGGCGGATGTATGGGGCTTCTCCGAGCGGGAGTTCGGCGATGTGGTCGCCGCCGGTGCCCTGGACCTGATCGACGAGACCGTCGCCGCCGGTTGTACGCCCCAGTCGGCGCGCAAGTGGTGGCTCTCCGAGCTCGCCCGCCGGGCCAACGAGGCAGGCGTCTCCCTGACGGAGCTCGCGGTTACCCCGGCCCAGGTCGCCGAGGTGCAGGCGCTGGTGGACGCGGGCACGATCAACGACAAGCTCGCCCGTCAGGTGTTCGACGGCGTACTCGCGGGCGAAGGCCATCCCGCGGAAGTCGTCGAGAAGCGCGGCCTCGTGGTCGTATCCGACGACGGGGCGCTGTCGGCCGCCGTGGATGCCGCCATCGCGGCGAACCCGGATGTGGCCGACAAGATCCGCGCCGGCAAGGTGCAGGCCGCCGGTGCCCTCATCGGAGCGGTCATGAAGGAGATGCGCGGTCAGGCCGATGCGGGTCGCGTGCGGGAACTGATCCTGGCCAAGCTGGCCTGA
- a CDS encoding TIGR03085 family metal-binding protein has protein sequence MKFAKSERAELCDALDDRGPDAPTLCEGWNTHDLAAHLWVRETDPLGAPGIVARPLAGLTERRMAETKARWPYAELVDRIRRGPARLSVFAFPGVDEEANSVEFFVHHEDVRRAADGWTARDLGVEIEDWMWRRLKLMGRALFRRCPVGVILERSQREGAVDDPETVRAMPGGDIVTLVGLPSELMLYAYGRRDHCDVRRVGDPDALARLETADLAL, from the coding sequence GTGAAATTCGCCAAATCCGAACGCGCCGAGTTGTGCGATGCCCTGGACGATCGGGGACCCGACGCGCCCACGCTCTGCGAGGGCTGGAACACGCATGACCTGGCTGCGCACCTGTGGGTCCGGGAGACCGATCCACTGGGCGCCCCCGGCATCGTGGCGAGGCCGCTGGCCGGGCTGACCGAACGCCGGATGGCCGAGACCAAGGCCCGCTGGCCCTATGCGGAACTCGTGGACCGCATTCGCCGCGGCCCGGCACGGTTGTCCGTCTTCGCCTTTCCCGGGGTGGACGAGGAGGCCAACTCCGTCGAGTTCTTCGTCCACCACGAGGACGTCCGCCGGGCTGCCGACGGCTGGACCGCCCGCGACCTCGGCGTCGAGATCGAGGACTGGATGTGGCGGCGCCTGAAGCTGATGGGCCGCGCACTGTTCCGCCGTTGCCCCGTCGGGGTCATCCTCGAGCGCAGCCAGCGAGAAGGGGCGGTGGACGATCCCGAGACCGTCCGCGCGATGCCCGGCGGCGACATCGTCACCCTGGTCGGACTGCCGTCCGAGCTGATGCTCTATGCCTATGGCCGACGCGACCACTGCGATGTGCGCCGCGTCGGCGACCCCGACGCGCTGGCCCGGCTCGAAACGGCCGATCTGGCCCTCTGA
- the hisI gene encoding phosphoribosyl-AMP cyclohydrolase, producing MTEDTPLIGLDSRVATLLKRNDAGLVPAIVQDATTGRVLMMAWMNDEALHRTLTTGRGTYWSRSRNSLWVKGETSGHVQQVREVRLDCDGDTLLVQVDQVGPACHTGTTSCFDAHLLLPDAEAAR from the coding sequence GTGACCGAAGACACCCCCTTGATCGGCCTCGACTCGCGCGTGGCCACCCTGCTCAAGCGCAACGATGCAGGCCTCGTGCCGGCGATCGTCCAGGACGCCACCACCGGCCGGGTGCTGATGATGGCCTGGATGAACGATGAGGCCCTGCACCGCACGCTGACAACCGGCCGCGGCACCTATTGGTCGCGCAGCCGCAACAGCCTGTGGGTCAAGGGTGAGACGTCCGGTCACGTGCAGCAGGTGCGGGAGGTCCGGCTCGATTGCGACGGCGACACGCTGCTGGTGCAGGTCGACCAGGTCGGGCCCGCCTGCCACACGGGGACGACGAGTTGCTTCGATGCCCACCTCCTGCTCCCGGATGCGGAGGCCGCCCGATGA
- a CDS encoding anthranilate synthase component I — protein sequence MTLDLNLTLEGFRELATQRRVITVAARVISDADTPVSLYHRLAGSRPGTFLFESVEHGVRSRWSFVGVRTAATLTSTDGEATWSGTVPVGLPGADGSGGDPLAALRDSLALLVSDHPQADLPPLTSGFVGYLGYDVVRRLERLPVDTVDDLRVPELAMMLIHDLAAIDHETGDVWLLANAINFDATDERVDQAYADAVGRVEAMAAELARPRASLALVRTTPMRDTDDIVVRQRSSEEFQACVRSAIAEIEAGEAFQIVVSQRFEIDGAADAFEVYRRLRLVNPSPYLFLLRMDGFDIVGSSPEALVTVRGGRAITHPIAGTRPRGADPAEDAALEAELLADEKERAEHLMLVDLGRNDLGRVCVPGSVDVLEFMQVRRYSHVMHLEAAITGQLAPGRTALEATLACFPAGTLSGAPKVRAMEIIERLELTRRGVYGGVVGWFDFNGDSDTAIAIRSTLIKDGRAYVQAGAGIVADSVPATEDTECRNKAAAVLRAVASADGMSPLDG from the coding sequence ATGACGCTCGACCTCAACCTGACGCTGGAGGGCTTCCGCGAACTGGCCACGCAACGCCGCGTGATCACCGTCGCGGCCCGCGTGATCAGTGACGCCGACACGCCCGTCAGCCTCTATCACCGACTGGCCGGTTCCCGACCCGGCACGTTCCTGTTCGAATCGGTCGAGCACGGCGTCCGGTCGCGCTGGTCGTTCGTCGGCGTACGCACCGCCGCCACTCTCACGAGCACCGACGGGGAGGCGACCTGGTCGGGCACGGTCCCCGTGGGCCTGCCGGGCGCCGACGGATCCGGCGGCGACCCCCTCGCCGCCCTGCGTGATTCGCTCGCGCTGCTCGTATCGGATCATCCGCAGGCCGACCTGCCCCCGCTGACGTCCGGGTTCGTCGGCTATCTCGGCTATGACGTCGTACGCCGCCTCGAGCGACTCCCCGTCGACACGGTCGACGACCTCCGTGTGCCCGAGCTGGCCATGATGCTCATCCACGACCTCGCGGCGATCGATCATGAGACCGGCGACGTGTGGCTGCTGGCGAATGCGATCAATTTCGATGCGACCGACGAGCGGGTCGACCAGGCGTACGCCGATGCCGTCGGTCGCGTCGAGGCCATGGCCGCCGAACTCGCCCGGCCCCGCGCCTCACTCGCGCTCGTTCGGACGACGCCGATGCGGGACACCGACGACATCGTCGTCCGGCAGCGTTCCAGCGAGGAGTTCCAGGCCTGCGTACGCTCGGCGATCGCCGAGATCGAGGCCGGGGAAGCCTTCCAGATCGTCGTCTCGCAGCGTTTCGAGATCGACGGCGCTGCCGATGCGTTCGAGGTCTATCGCCGACTGCGGCTGGTCAACCCGAGCCCCTATCTGTTCCTCCTGCGCATGGACGGCTTCGACATCGTCGGCTCGTCCCCCGAGGCCCTGGTCACGGTGCGAGGAGGACGGGCGATCACCCATCCCATCGCCGGCACCCGACCGCGGGGCGCCGACCCGGCCGAGGACGCCGCCCTCGAAGCCGAGCTGCTGGCCGACGAGAAGGAGCGCGCCGAGCACCTCATGCTGGTCGACCTGGGCCGCAACGACCTGGGCCGGGTCTGCGTGCCGGGGAGCGTCGACGTCCTGGAGTTCATGCAGGTACGCCGCTATTCGCACGTCATGCACCTCGAGGCCGCGATCACCGGTCAGCTCGCCCCCGGCCGGACCGCGCTGGAGGCGACCCTCGCCTGCTTCCCGGCGGGAACGCTGTCGGGTGCCCCCAAGGTGCGGGCCATGGAGATCATCGAACGCCTCGAGCTGACGCGACGCGGTGTCTATGGCGGTGTGGTCGGGTGGTTCGACTTCAACGGTGACTCGGATACGGCCATCGCGATCCGGAGCACCCTGATCAAGGACGGCCGGGCCTACGTGCAGGCCGGCGCCGGCATCGTCGCGGACTCCGTCCCGGCCACCGAGGACACGGAGTGTCGCAACAAGGCGGCAGCCGTGCTCCGCGCCGTGGCCTCGGCCGACGGGATGAGCCCTCTTGATGGCTGA
- a CDS encoding Trp biosynthesis-associated membrane protein: MADPKVARGARRSRGIAFGLLLLGSLAGLLLASQRWATVTGSFTIEEHLTGNDLTNAMAGLLAGTVAAGGALAALSGRRTRAVLGGVAALLGVAMVVVAIGAQGRTDPATGTFVGIGALGVGYIAAAALVLAGGVIMAARAHTWPGRPDRFARTRARAATRADDDAGEVWKAMDAGFDPTDVPDHPTGPDDMGDTTGRKSPDRGE, encoded by the coding sequence ATGGCTGATCCGAAGGTGGCACGGGGCGCCCGCCGCAGTCGCGGGATCGCGTTCGGGCTGTTGCTGCTGGGGAGCCTGGCGGGGCTGCTGCTGGCGAGTCAGCGGTGGGCGACAGTCACCGGGTCGTTCACGATCGAGGAACACCTCACCGGCAATGACCTCACCAACGCGATGGCCGGCCTGCTCGCGGGGACGGTCGCCGCGGGTGGCGCACTCGCCGCGCTGTCGGGCCGGCGGACCCGGGCCGTCCTCGGCGGCGTCGCCGCCCTGCTGGGCGTGGCCATGGTGGTGGTGGCGATCGGGGCGCAGGGGCGTACCGATCCGGCCACCGGCACCTTCGTCGGCATCGGGGCGCTCGGAGTCGGCTATATCGCCGCCGCGGCGCTGGTGCTGGCGGGCGGTGTGATCATGGCAGCCCGGGCGCACACCTGGCCCGGTCGCCCGGACCGCTTCGCCCGAACGAGGGCCCGGGCCGCCACCCGGGCCGATGACGATGCGGGAGAGGTCTGGAAGGCCATGGACGCCGGCTTCGACCCCACCGATGTCCCGGATCACCCGACCGGACCGGACGACATGGGCGATACAACTGGCAGGAAGTCTCCCGATCGGGGAGAATGA
- a CDS encoding HGxxPAAW family protein, with product MNRRRTTVKEIHHGRTTAAWTGSILAIIAIIVMSIGFLTGSGTWPSPNWTIIIVGLIILAIAPIAGGILNKMGLGQD from the coding sequence ATGAATCGCCGCCGCACCACCGTGAAGGAAATCCACCATGGCCGGACCACCGCGGCGTGGACGGGCTCGATCCTGGCGATCATCGCCATCATCGTCATGTCCATCGGTTTTCTGACCGGCTCGGGCACGTGGCCCTCGCCCAACTGGACGATCATCATCGTGGGCCTCATCATCCTCGCCATCGCCCCGATCGCGGGCGGAATCCTGAACAAGATGGGTCTTGGGCAGGACTGA
- the trpC gene encoding indole-3-glycerol phosphate synthase TrpC yields MTVLDDIIVGVREDLAARQRDVSVAELTERVAAMPPALDPRPDFRRPGVQLIAEVKRKSPSKGDLAQIADPAALAEAYAEGGASAISVLTEERRFNGSLADLVAVRKRVRVPILRKDFVVTDYQILEGRANGADLVLLIVAALDDARLADLLAYSTELGMTTLVEAHTVEEVHRALAVGAEVIGVNNRDLKTLEVDRSNFARLAADIPDSVIKVAESGVRSAADVADFAAQGADVALVGEALVTGADPAANVQAMLAAGR; encoded by the coding sequence ATGACGGTTCTCGACGACATCATCGTCGGGGTACGCGAGGATCTGGCTGCGCGCCAGCGTGACGTTTCGGTGGCCGAGCTCACCGAACGGGTCGCCGCCATGCCGCCGGCCCTGGATCCGCGCCCCGACTTCCGCCGACCCGGTGTGCAGCTGATCGCCGAGGTCAAGCGCAAGAGCCCGTCCAAGGGCGACCTCGCCCAGATCGCCGATCCGGCCGCGCTCGCCGAGGCGTACGCCGAAGGCGGGGCCTCCGCCATCTCCGTGCTGACCGAAGAACGCCGCTTCAACGGATCGCTGGCCGACCTGGTCGCAGTGCGCAAGCGCGTCCGGGTGCCGATCCTGCGCAAGGACTTCGTGGTCACCGACTATCAGATTCTCGAAGGCCGGGCCAACGGCGCCGATCTCGTCCTGTTGATCGTGGCGGCCCTCGACGATGCCCGCCTCGCCGACCTGCTGGCGTACTCGACCGAATTGGGGATGACCACGCTGGTCGAGGCGCACACGGTCGAGGAGGTGCACCGTGCGCTCGCGGTCGGTGCCGAGGTGATCGGCGTGAACAATCGCGACCTCAAGACGCTCGAGGTGGACCGGAGCAACTTCGCCCGGCTCGCCGCCGACATCCCCGACTCCGTGATCAAGGTCGCCGAATCCGGCGTTCGGTCGGCCGCAGATGTGGCCGACTTCGCCGCCCAGGGCGCCGACGTCGCACTGGTGGGCGAAGCGCTGGTCACCGGTGCCGACCCCGCCGCCAACGTGCAGGCGATGCTGGCCGCCGGCCGCTGA
- the trpB gene encoding tryptophan synthase subunit beta, translating to MNTRALPDATGHFDKFGGKFVPEALYAALAQLEAAFESAIHDPAFAAELGKLHTEYVGRPSPVTEAPRFAQHAGNARVLLKREDLNHTGSHKINNVLGQALLTKRMGKTRLIAETGAGQHGVATATAAALFGMECVVYMGKVDTDRQALNVARMQLLGAEVVAVESGSKTLKDAMNEALRDWVATVDNTHYLIGSVGGPHPFPMIVREFQRVISTEARAQLLEREGRLPDVVAACVGGGSNAMGIFADFIGDPDVQLYGFEAGGEGLETGRHAATISEGKLGVLHGMRTFVLQDSDGQTKESHSISAGLDYPGVGPEHAWLADTGRAKYEPITDAEAMEALRLLTRTEGIMPAIESAHALAGVLRLGRQLAETQPDLEPLMLVSLSGRGDKDVETAIRWFGLDGSADKTTGGTE from the coding sequence GTGAACACCAGAGCCCTACCCGATGCCACCGGCCACTTCGACAAGTTCGGTGGCAAGTTCGTGCCCGAAGCGCTGTACGCTGCGCTGGCCCAGCTGGAGGCCGCCTTCGAATCGGCCATCCACGACCCGGCCTTCGCCGCCGAGCTCGGCAAGCTCCACACCGAATATGTGGGCCGGCCGAGCCCGGTCACCGAGGCGCCCCGATTCGCGCAGCACGCCGGCAACGCCCGGGTCCTGCTCAAGCGCGAGGATCTCAACCACACCGGGTCCCACAAGATCAACAATGTGTTGGGCCAGGCCCTGCTCACCAAGCGCATGGGCAAGACGCGGTTGATCGCCGAGACCGGGGCCGGCCAGCACGGCGTGGCGACCGCCACCGCTGCGGCGCTGTTCGGCATGGAGTGCGTCGTCTATATGGGCAAGGTCGACACCGACCGCCAGGCCCTCAACGTCGCCCGGATGCAGCTGCTCGGTGCCGAGGTCGTCGCGGTCGAGTCGGGCTCGAAGACCCTGAAGGACGCCATGAACGAGGCGCTCCGCGACTGGGTGGCGACCGTGGACAACACCCACTATCTGATCGGCTCCGTGGGCGGCCCCCATCCGTTCCCGATGATCGTCCGCGAATTCCAGCGGGTCATCTCCACCGAGGCCCGCGCGCAGCTGCTCGAACGCGAGGGGCGGCTGCCGGATGTTGTCGCGGCCTGCGTCGGTGGCGGATCCAATGCGATGGGCATCTTCGCCGACTTCATCGGTGACCCGGACGTGCAGCTCTATGGCTTCGAGGCGGGCGGCGAGGGCCTGGAGACCGGCCGCCACGCCGCCACTATCTCCGAGGGCAAGCTGGGCGTACTCCACGGGATGCGCACCTTCGTCCTGCAGGACTCCGACGGCCAGACGAAGGAATCCCACTCGATTTCGGCCGGGCTCGACTACCCGGGCGTCGGGCCCGAGCATGCCTGGCTCGCCGACACCGGCCGGGCGAAATATGAGCCCATCACCGACGCCGAGGCCATGGAGGCCCTGAGGCTCCTCACCCGCACCGAGGGCATCATGCCGGCCATCGAGTCGGCCCATGCCCTGGCCGGCGTGCTGCGCCTGGGCCGGCAGCTCGCGGAGACGCAGCCCGACCTCGAGCCGCTGATGCTCGTCAGCCTGTCGGGTCGCGGTGACAAGGACGTCGAGACCGCCATCAGGTGGTTCGGCCTCGACGGCAGCGCCGACAAGACCACGGGAGGGACGGAATGA
- the trpA gene encoding tryptophan synthase subunit alpha produces the protein MSGAPRFDAGRSGRLLTQAKAEGRAALVGFLHIGFPDVPISLEAMRRLAVGCDLVEIGLPYSDPVMDGPIIQRTGTAALERGVRTRDALKAAEAVANAGGHAVVMTYWNLVEHYGVDAFARDLASAGGCGLITPDLTPDEADEWMVASDAHGLDRIFLVAPSSTDERIASTVDACRGWLYATSVMGVTGTRTQSSDAAPELVRRIRALRPDVPIGIGLGVSNGAQAKEIAAYADGVIVGSALVRTLVEAEDAGEPDNLDRLQAVLDDLVAGVRG, from the coding sequence ATGAGCGGCGCACCCCGCTTCGATGCAGGCAGGTCGGGTCGCCTGCTGACCCAGGCCAAGGCGGAGGGCCGGGCGGCCCTCGTCGGCTTCCTCCACATCGGTTTTCCCGACGTGCCGATCTCGTTGGAAGCCATGCGCCGCCTCGCCGTGGGGTGTGATCTCGTCGAGATCGGCCTGCCGTATTCCGATCCCGTGATGGACGGGCCGATCATCCAGCGCACCGGCACCGCGGCGCTCGAGCGCGGCGTCCGCACCCGGGATGCGCTCAAGGCTGCCGAGGCCGTGGCGAACGCCGGTGGCCACGCGGTCGTCATGACCTATTGGAACCTCGTCGAGCACTACGGCGTGGACGCCTTCGCGCGCGATCTCGCCTCGGCCGGTGGGTGTGGCCTCATCACGCCCGACCTCACCCCGGACGAGGCCGACGAATGGATGGTCGCCTCCGACGCCCACGGGCTCGACCGGATCTTCCTGGTCGCGCCGTCGTCGACCGATGAGCGCATCGCCAGCACGGTCGATGCCTGCCGCGGCTGGCTCTATGCCACCTCCGTCATGGGCGTCACCGGCACCCGGACGCAATCCTCGGACGCGGCGCCCGAGCTCGTACGCCGGATCCGCGCCCTGCGACCGGACGTGCCCATCGGCATCGGACTCGGGGTGTCCAATGGCGCGCAGGCGAAGGAGATCGCGGCGTACGCCGATGGTGTCATCGTGGGCTCCGCGCTCGTGCGGACCCTCGTCGAGGCCGAGGATGCGGGCGAACCCGACAATCTGGACCGGCTGCAGGCCGTGCTCGACGACCTCGTGGCGGGCGTCCGCGGCTGA
- a CDS encoding SCO family protein: protein MARCLVGLVVLAVVMVTGCAAPSVAGQAIAPKADEADAYHGTWLDQPFTMPDVALTDTAELPYNLRTSPTTPVSLLYLGYPDCPDVCNSTLGGLAGAFDGLSPDVRDDITVLVVDIDADRGSSKQLKRWLAGHGEGFVGLRGTSGQIREIADAVGVEMHEPGPDGVILHSAQIIGFDRHHRATVLWTPDLPADALAADLQTLVAAQR, encoded by the coding sequence ATGGCGCGATGTCTGGTCGGGCTCGTGGTGCTGGCCGTCGTCATGGTGACCGGGTGCGCCGCGCCGTCGGTGGCCGGCCAGGCCATCGCCCCGAAGGCCGACGAGGCCGACGCCTATCACGGGACCTGGCTGGATCAGCCCTTCACGATGCCGGATGTGGCACTGACGGATACGGCCGAGCTGCCCTACAACCTGCGCACCAGTCCGACGACTCCGGTGAGCCTGCTGTATCTGGGATATCCCGACTGCCCCGATGTCTGCAACAGCACGCTGGGCGGGCTGGCCGGTGCTTTCGACGGGCTGTCGCCCGACGTCCGCGACGACATCACCGTCCTCGTCGTCGATATCGATGCCGACCGCGGGTCGTCGAAGCAACTCAAACGCTGGCTGGCGGGCCACGGGGAGGGTTTCGTCGGCCTGCGCGGCACCTCCGGGCAGATCCGCGAGATCGCGGACGCGGTCGGCGTCGAGATGCACGAGCCCGGGCCGGACGGCGTCATCCTCCACAGCGCCCAGATCATCGGGTTCGACCGGCACCACCGCGCGACCGTGCTCTGGACCCCGGACCTGCCGGCCGACGCGTTGGCTGCCGACCTGCAGACCCTGGTCGCCGCCCAGAGATGA